GCAGGTGGATGAGGGGGAGCGGTCGCCATGGGTGTTCAGGACAGGCCGGAGACGGCTGCGGAGCAGCGCCTGCTGGCGGACCGCTACGAGCTCGGGGAGCGGCTCGGCCGGGGCGGCATGGGCACCGTCTGGCGGGCCCGGGACAGGATGCTGGACCGCGAGGTCGCGGTCAAGGAACTGACCGTCAGCCACCTGCCCGAGGAGGAGCTGGAGATCCTCAACGCCCGGATGAAGCGCGAGGCCAGCGCCGCCGCCCGGATCAAGCACCCGGGTGTGATCACCGTGCACGACGTGCTGGAGCAGGACGGCCGGCCGTGGATCGTGATGGAGCTGGTGGACGGCCGCTCGCTGGCCGACGTGATCAGCCAGGACGGCACCCTGCTGCCCCGGGAGGCGGCCGAGGTCGGCGCCCAGGTGCTGGCCGCGCTGCACCGCGGCCACCAGCTCGGCGTGCTGCACCGCGACGTCAAGCCCGGGAACGTCCTGCTGGAGCGCGGCACCGGCCGGGTGGTGCTGCTGGACTTCGGCATCGCCACCTACGAGGGTTCGGCCGAACTGACCCGTCCCGGTGACCTGGTGGGCTCGCCCGACTACCTGGCGCCCGAGCGGGCCCAGGGCGAGCGCCCGGGGCCGGCCTCCGACCTGTGGGGCCTCGGCGCAACGCTGTACGCGGCGGTGGAGGGGGAGTCGCCGTTCCGGCGGACCTCCCCGCTGACCACGCTGGCCGCGGTGGTCGGCGACCCGCTGCCCGAGCCGCGCCGGGCCGGCGCGCTGGGGCCGGTGCTGGCGGCGCTGATGGCCAAGGATCCGGCCGAGCGGCCGACCGCCGACCAGGCGCTGCGGATGCTGGCCGAGGTGACGGCCGGACACACCATGGGGTTCAAGAAGCCGGAGCCGAAGAGCCCGCCGAAGGTGCCCACCCAGTCGGTGCCGGTGGTGGACCGGACCACCACGCCGCCTGCCGGGACGGACCCGGAGCCGGCCACCGTGCCGCAGCCGGCCGGAGTGCCCCGGCCGGCGGCCGAAGAGACCACGGCCGCCGCACCGGCGCAGCCGGCCCGCCCGGTCCGCCGCGCCTCCCGGGCCCGGCTGGTCCTCCAGGTGGCGGCGCTGGGCCTGGTGACCGCGCTGGTGGCCGGCGGCGCCGCCTACATGGTGACGGCCAAGGACGGCCCGGGCGGCGGGGCCACCCCCGGCCCGACCCCGACCGGCCAGCAGCAGTCCCCGACCTCCGGCGCGCCGGCCGCGGCCG
The sequence above is a segment of the Kitasatospora sp. NBC_00240 genome. Coding sequences within it:
- a CDS encoding serine/threonine-protein kinase is translated as MGVQDRPETAAEQRLLADRYELGERLGRGGMGTVWRARDRMLDREVAVKELTVSHLPEEELEILNARMKREASAAARIKHPGVITVHDVLEQDGRPWIVMELVDGRSLADVISQDGTLLPREAAEVGAQVLAALHRGHQLGVLHRDVKPGNVLLERGTGRVVLLDFGIATYEGSAELTRPGDLVGSPDYLAPERAQGERPGPASDLWGLGATLYAAVEGESPFRRTSPLTTLAAVVGDPLPEPRRAGALGPVLAALMAKDPAERPTADQALRMLAEVTAGHTMGFKKPEPKSPPKVPTQSVPVVDRTTTPPAGTDPEPATVPQPAGVPRPAAEETTAAAPAQPARPVRRASRARLVLQVAALGLVTALVAGGAAYMVTAKDGPGGGATPGPTPTGQQQSPTSGAPAAAGYRWTEDPGGFRFLLPSVGPVWERTTGDNQIYYSPDSKVHYLQFAVTVGQSSTPLEHLQQLESTVSKNLTGYKQARMADAKVKGHDAAVWEFSYAAKEGGRRHAIEAEFIDDQGTAYAVYLSCPDKDWTEGERRFTTVLNSFEPVVR